The sequence GAAGGCACAGTGCCGGAGGTCAATTGGATCTGGGTCGCCGTGGAGGTAAACGAACCGCCAACACTACAGGTCGTGCTTGGCGTGCCGCTTACGACAACGCCTGTCGGCAAATTATCGATCAGAAGCATCGAAGCCGCGTCGGCCAGAGAACCGGAGTTGTCGATGTTGATCGTCATTGCCGCGGTTTCGCCAACGTTGATGGTGCTGGGCGCAAAGGTCTTGCTGATCAGAGGCACGACCGGCGTTTCAATTTGCAAAGACGCATTCGCGCCACCCGAATTGCCGAGGCTGGACGTTAGTGCCCCAGACGTATTGATGGCGGTGCCGGCGTTCGCGCCCACAACATCCACAGAGATGGTGCAGCTTGAACGAGCAGAGAGTGTGCCCGATGCAAGCGAGATCGAGCTTCCGGATGCGATGACGGAACCGCTGGCACAGTTGGACGTGACGTTTGGAGTCGCAGCCACCGTAACGCCGGTGGGCAGAGTGTCGGTGAAGGCCGCGTTGGTGGCGTCTACCGCCGCGGTGTTGCGCATCTCAAATGTGAGCGTCGATGTCCCGCCGAAGGGAATTGTGCTTGGCGAGAAGGACTTTGAGAAACTAGGAACATCTGCTCCACCCACGCTGAGCGTGGCGATAGCAGGGCCTGCCTGACCACTGCTCGAGCTCAGCAGACCTGAGGTATTCACCAGAGCACCATTTGCAGTAGAGACAACATCAACGGAGATGGTGCAGCTCGCTCCCGGTGCGAGCGAGCCGCCGGAGAAGGAAACTGAACTTCCGCCCAAGGCCGCGGTGACGCTGCCGCCGGAACACGTTGTCGTGGCATTTGTGCTATCGTTTGCAATTGTCATGCCGGCGGGCAAGGGGTCAGTGAAGGCTATGCCCGTGGACGAGACGAGAGTTGCCGGGTTGCTGATCGTAAAGGTCAGCGTGGACTCGTCTCCCAAAGTCACTGAAGCAGGTGCAAAGGCCTTTGAGAACATAGGGCTAGGCGCCGGATTAACGCGCAAAGTGGCGGAGGCTTCACCCGAAGTGCCTGCGCTTGATGTGAGACGTTCGGACGAGTTGTTCAGAACACCGGACGTTTCGGCGACGACATCCAGTTGCACAGTACAACTTGTTCCGGCGGCGACAGTTCCGCCATTGAATGAAATCTCGTCATCGCCGGCCGGCGCTGTAAGCACACCCGCTCCACAGGTGGTCGCCACATTCGGAGTTGGCGCTACCCGCATACCGACAGGCATGTCGTCGTCAAACGCCAGCGCCGTAGCTGCAAGGAACGCGGCTGTGTTGTCGATCTGGAAAGTCAACGTTGATGTCCCGCCCTGATCGATCGTTGAGGGTGAGAAAGACTTAGAGAATACCGGTACCGGCGACGGGTTCACGTTGAGTGTCGCTGAAGCCGTCGGGGTGGTTCCCAAACTGGTTGCGATGGCTGGCGCATATCCTAGCGCACCGCTGCCCGTTGAAACGACATCCACGGCTATCGTACAGGTCGCGCCCGCGTCGACGCTGCCGCCATCCGTGTCGAGGGCTGTTGTTCCTGTCGCAGCAGTCACAGCGATGCCTGTGCAGTTCGCGGACAGGTTTACCGGATTGGCGAGTTCCAGCCCCGTTGGCAAGGCAGAGGTCATTTCGAGATCACTTGCCGCAAGGAGAGCTGTCGCGTTGCTCAAGGTGAGGGTCAGGCGTGATGTTCCGCCAACTGCCACGGCGGCAGGAGAGAAAGCCGCAGTAAGTGAAGGAATGGGAGCTGGGGTTACATTGAGGGTGTCCGATGCTGTCCCGCCGGCACCTAGGGAAGAGCCAAGAGCGGACGAGGTGTTCAGCATTGCACCGCTACCGGTGGTTTGGACATCGATCGCAATTGTACAGCTTGTTCCTGCAGCCAAGGTTCCACCAGACAAGGAAATGGACCCGCTTGATGCCACCGCAGTGACGGTGCCGCCGCAATCTGCAGAAACATTGCTTCCGGCCTCTGCAACAATCATTCCGGCAGGCAACGTGTCCGTGAAAGACAGGCTATTTGCCGGCAAGAGTGAAGTGTTGTTGATCGTGAATGTCAGGCGGGAATTTGCGCCCTGAACAACTGTGTCTGGCGCGAAAACTTTGCTGAATCCTGGTGTCGGCGCAGCCGTTACCGAGAGCCCGGCTGTCGCTTGGCCTGAGTTTCCGAGAGAAGACGTAAGGTCGCCAGTTGTGTTCGTCGCGCTAAGTGGGGCGTTGCCGTAAACGTCCACCGCAATTTGACATTGGCTGCTCGCTGCTAGGGAGCCACCTGTGTAACTTATAACACCCGTGCCAGCGACTGCTGTGAGCGTCCCGCCCGTACAGGTCGAAGATGCGTTTGGAACGGCCGCAACTACAGAGCCGGTGGGCATGTTGTCAGTGAAATCGAGTGTGTTGGCGGCGATCAGAGCCGTGTTGTTGATGGTAAAGGTCAGAGTGGTTGTTGCGCCCTGTTCAAGGGTGCTGCTTGCATACGCTTTGGTAAAGGCGGGCACTGGGGCGGCGGTCACAGCCAAGGTCGCGTTGGCAGTGCCGGAATTGCCAAGGGAAGACGTGAGATCACCTGTGGTGCTGGGATAGCTTCCGGTGGTGACGGACGTCACATTCGCTGACACTGTACAGGTCGCTCCAGCTGCCACTGTGCCTCCTGTGTAGGCGATAGTATTTCCGCCGTTGAGCGCGGTCAGGGTACCGCCTGTACAGGTCGTGGCCGCCGCGCTGGGCGTCGAGAGCGTCGTGTTCGCTGGAAGCGTAAAGGTGAAATCCAATGCGTTCGCGGGCAGGACGCCAGACGTATTGTCGATCGTCAGAACGAGGTTGGAGGTGCCGCCTTGCGCAATGCTTGGCGTTGCGTAGGCCATTGAGAATGCAGGCGGCGGCACGATTGAGAGGGTTGCCGAAGCCGGGGACGCAAGCGCGACACCCGAGCGGAACAGCGCGCTGGTCGTGTTGGTGTAGTCCCCTGCGGTTGCCGACGCAGGGACCTGCAAAGTCACGTCGAAATTACAGGTGGCAGATGCCGCCAAGTTCGCGCCGTCTAGGACCAATGTGCTGGTGCCGGTTAGTGTCGATCCCGCCCCACATGGGGTCGAGGGAAGGACCGTCGCGGTCAATCCCGAGATCACAGCAGAAAGATCATCGGAAAAACGGAGATTGTTTATCGACGACGAGGCGTCTGTGTTTGTGATGCTGAAAGAAAGCGTCGTCGTGCTGCCCGGGGCAGCGGGGCCGGAGAACGACTTGCTGAACGTAGGCGCGCCCGGCGAGGTGACGGTTAGATTGCTTGTTGCCGCAATACCGGAATATCCGATACCGCCGACTACGGCGGTGATTGCCGAGGTGGTGTTGGAATAACTGCCTGGCAACGCGTCGACCGGTATCGTGAAATTGACCGTTGCAGTGCAGCTGCTTGATGCTGCCAAAGACCCGCCAGAGTAAGCGAATGAGCCAGATCCGGTGCCTGTGGGCGTTCCGCCACAGGTGTCGCTGACCGAGTCAATGATGGTACCGGAAAGCATCGCATCCAGATTATCCGTAAAGCTGATGTCGGACATCGCTCGATCGCTGGTGTTTGCCATCGAGAACGTGATTGACGAGGATCCGCCGGGTTCGATGTCGGGGTCTGTGAAGGACTTGGAAAGTTCCGGAGTGATGCTTTCAACGGTCAGCGTCGCGGTGAGGGGCGCAAAGTCCAATCCACCCACTGAGGCAACGGACATGCCCTGGCCGTATGTTCCAGGAGTGGAACCCGCTGGAACCGTGGCTTCTACTTCAATGATGCATTGTCCATTAGCTGGGATTGTCCCCGAGGCGAACAAGACGAACGTCGAAATTGAGGGGGCAATCGAACAAGTGTCGGTGACTGGTGTTGGATTTAAAGTGAGGCCAGAAAGAAGATTGACCAAAACATCCAGATTTGCGCCGATTGTGACCGGAAGCGCACTGGAATTGGCATAGGTGTACCTCACAAGGAACGTTTCGCCGGGAACGACCGAGTTTGGAACAAAACTGCGGGTGATGCCGCTGGGATCGAAGCCAACGATGGTGAGTTCATCGGTTGCTGCCGGTGCTGACACAGGGTTGCCGCCGGAAGTGCCCGTCAGTTCAGACGTTGTATTATTGTAGACAGCGGTGCCTGCAGTTGCCGGAATGCTGATTGCGGCAGAAACCGTACAGGTACTGTTTGGGGAAATAGATCCTCCCGTCAGCCGCAGCAAGGAGTTCGAATTCTCCAGCGCAACGGAACCGCCGCAGGAATTTGTCGGAGTTCCCTGGAATGTGGTCCCCGTCGGGAAGTCGTTGCCTGACGCGAACAGGTCGTCAAAGAATGTTAGCGCGTCAGCGTCGGCTGCCGATTCTGCGCCACTGCCGATTTCGAAGGTCACATTGACTGTGCCACCGGGCAATACAGAGTCCGCGTCAAACGACTTGGACATCGAGAGAGAGACGCCTCCGGCGTTGACGACGAGTGTGTCTGACGCAGTACCGGCGGACACGGCTGTGCCGCCAATTTGACCGGAGAGCTCGTCCGTAGTGCTGGCGTAATTGCCGCTGGCCAAGCCGTCGTTCAAAGTCATCACAACGTCAAGCGTACAGGTTGCGCCGGCAGGGATCTCGCCGGAGGAAAAGAGTATTCCAGCAGAGGATATCGACGGAGTGTAACTCGCGAAAACTGCGGAACCGCCACAGTTTGCCGGAGGAGTGCCGGGAACAAGTTGAGCCGTGTTGCCAACAAAATCGCTGAGATTGTCCGTAAAGTTAACGCCCGTTAAAGCCTGCGCGCCATCATTGTTGGTAATCTCGTAGCGGATCGTGACCGCGCCTCCACTTGCAACGGGATCGTCGATAAAGGATTTGGTAAAGGACGGTGTCGACGCCGAGCGGACAAAGAGTGGTGCAGTCGCAGTGTTGCCTGTTACGGCAACGCTATTGACGACCGCGGTAATATCCGAAGTGGTATTCGTGTACTCGCCTGCAGCAGCTGCGCCAGGGATGCGGATGCTTGCAGAAATCTTACAGTCACTGGCAGCGGCGATTGTGCCGCCGGACAAGCCGAGACTGGCGCTGCCAACACCGGTGATGGCTCCTCCGCAGGTATTGCCGAGCAAAGATTCGAATGTAGCGCCCGCGAGCATACTGTTGAGGTCATCGGTGAAGGCGACACTGGTGGCTGAGAAGTTCCTTTCACGGTTTTGGATAGTGAATTCCAATGTCGCTAAAGCGCCGGCAGAAACGGGGTCGTCTGTGAACGACTTGCTAAGGATCGGCGCATCGTCTGGCGCATCAACTTCGACGTTGAAAAGCGCGGTGGACAGGCCCGTAGTTCCGGGCGTGAACCCATTTAAGTATGCTAGGGAACTAGAACTCAGCTCATACAAGCCGATAGCGGAACCGACCACGTCTACCGTAAGCGTACAGGTAGAGGCGCTGTCGACCGCGGCGACGTTTAGTCCGCCACCACTCGCAAGAGAGATCGAGTTGGAGCCTGAGACCGGGGAAAACACACCGCCTGTGTAGAAAGAGGCGCTACAGTTGCTAGAGGCGTTGGAAGGCGACGCAACAATGACACCGGTCGGGAGCGTCTCACTAAAGGTCATGTTGCTGACGACGCTGCCCCCAGCAGAATTATCGATCGTGTAGGTGATTGTCGCGGTTTCGCCAGGGTTGATGTCGTTGGGCGAAATGGACTTGCTGAAAACCGGGCGTGCGGCCTCGACTGTTATACTGGCTGGCGACAGTGTGGCGCTCGCGGACTCCAGCGTCGTGAGAGTGGTCGCCGTATCGGTGTATGCGCCCGGAGTGGAGGCGGTTACATTGAAAGAAATCGTGCAGGTTTCGTTTCCGCCAAGAAAACCGTCATAAAATGCGAAGTTATTGGCGGCAAAGATGTCAATTGCACCAGTGCAGTCAGTTTGCCCGAGGCCAGGGACCAATTGAAGAGCGCCGGGAGTGCTCGTGAAAACGTGATTGAACTCAACTTCGGTAAGTGGCGTGGCCGAATTGTTTGTCAGCGTGAAGGTCGTCGTGGTCGTGGAGCCGGGCCCTATTGCCGTAGAACCGAACGATTGAAAGAATGTCGGCGCCGGCTCACTTGCCTGAGCGAACGCTTCGGAAGACGAAAAGATCGCAGCCGCGCACAACGACGCCGCCACGAAGCGCTTCAAGGTCGTGAATTCCATTTATTCCCATCCCTCAGGGCGCCTTTTGTCCGTTCGGCGCCTCTAACTTATTTCGGCTTTTGGCCGATTAATGATTTGAATTCCCTCTACACCCGCACTCGTGACTCAAGAATACAATCTGATTCGAATTTTACCTTACCATCGGTTGCGTTGCTTGGGGGATACAGGCGCTGAAATCTTGTGCAGGTTGTGCGCGGCGAAAATTTTCCAATTTGTTCTTTATTGTGCGCTGGTGGTTTTGCCAGTTTGCCATATTTTTTGAATTTTTTATGGTTTTAGCTTGACGATGACCGTCAAATTAAGTTCGAAAGGGTTCGTATTTTTTCGTGAGCGAACACATGGCATCGACCAAAGAAAACCCAAAAGACATTTTCATCATTGGCGGCGGCATTAACGGCTGTGGGATTGCGCGAGACGCTGCCGGCCGCGGGCTGAGCGTGGAACTGGCCGAAATGAAAGACCTTGCGTGGGCAACATCCAGCGCATCGACCAAGTTATTTCACGGTGGACTAAGGTATCTGGAATATTTCGAGGTCCGGTTGGTGCGAGAAGCATTGATCGAGCGGGAAACGCTCTTGTCCGCAATGCCGCACATCAGTTGGCCAATGCGTTTCGTGCTTCCCATGCATCGCGACATGCGCTTTGACAACGATACTCCGACATCCCGCATATTGAGTTTCGTCATGCCTTGGATGAAGGGACGGCGTCCCGCA is a genomic window of Shimia isoporae containing:
- a CDS encoding autotransporter domain-containing protein, which codes for MEFTTLKRFVAASLCAAAIFSSSEAFAQASEPAPTFFQSFGSTAIGPGSTTTTTFTLTNNSATPLTEVEFNHVFTSTPGALQLVPGLGQTDCTGAIDIFAANNFAFYDGFLGGNETCTISFNVTASTPGAYTDTATTLTTLESASATLSPASITVEAARPVFSKSISPNDINPGETATITYTIDNSAGGSVVSNMTFSETLPTGVIVASPSNASSNCSASFYTGGVFSPVSGSNSISLASGGGLNVAAVDSASTCTLTVDVVGSAIGLYELSSSSLAYLNGFTPGTTGLSTALFNVEVDAPDDAPILSKSFTDDPVSAGALATLEFTIQNRERNFSATSVAFTDDLNSMLAGATFESLLGNTCGGAITGVGSASLGLSGGTIAAASDCKISASIRIPGAAAAGEYTNTTSDITAVVNSVAVTGNTATAPLFVRSASTPSFTKSFIDDPVASGGAVTIRYEITNNDGAQALTGVNFTDNLSDFVGNTAQLVPGTPPANCGGSAVFASYTPSISSAGILFSSGEIPAGATCTLDVVMTLNDGLASGNYASTTDELSGQIGGTAVSAGTASDTLVVNAGGVSLSMSKSFDADSVLPGGTVNVTFEIGSGAESAADADALTFFDDLFASGNDFPTGTTFQGTPTNSCGGSVALENSNSLLRLTGGSISPNSTCTVSAAISIPATAGTAVYNNTTSELTGTSGGNPVSAPAATDELTIVGFDPSGITRSFVPNSVVPGETFLVRYTYANSSALPVTIGANLDVLVNLLSGLTLNPTPVTDTCSIAPSISTFVLFASGTIPANGQCIIEVEATVPAGSTPGTYGQGMSVASVGGLDFAPLTATLTVESITPELSKSFTDPDIEPGGSSSITFSMANTSDRAMSDISFTDNLDAMLSGTIIDSVSDTCGGTPTGTGSGSFAYSGGSLAASSSCTATVNFTIPVDALPGSYSNTTSAITAVVGGIGYSGIAATSNLTVTSPGAPTFSKSFSGPAAPGSTTTLSFSITNTDASSSINNLRFSDDLSAVISGLTATVLPSTPCGAGSTLTGTSTLVLDGANLAASATCNFDVTLQVPASATAGDYTNTTSALFRSGVALASPASATLSIVPPPAFSMAYATPSIAQGGTSNLVLTIDNTSGVLPANALDFTFTLPANTTLSTPSAAATTCTGGTLTALNGGNTIAYTGGTVAAGATCTVSANVTSVTTGSYPSTTGDLTSSLGNSGTANATLAVTAAPVPAFTKAYASSTLEQGATTTLTFTINNTALIAANTLDFTDNMPTGSVVAAVPNASSTCTGGTLTAVAGTGVISYTGGSLAASSQCQIAVDVYGNAPLSATNTTGDLTSSLGNSGQATAGLSVTAAPTPGFSKVFAPDTVVQGANSRLTFTINNTSLLPANSLSFTDTLPAGMIVAEAGSNVSADCGGTVTAVASSGSISLSGGTLAAGTSCTIAIDVQTTGSGAMLNTSSALGSSLGAGGTASDTLNVTPAPIPSLTAAFSPAAVAVGGTSRLTLTLSNATALLAASDLEMTSALPTGLELANPVNLSANCTGIAVTAATGTTALDTDGGSVDAGATCTIAVDVVSTGSGALGYAPAIATSLGTTPTASATLNVNPSPVPVFSKSFSPSTIDQGGTSTLTFQIDNTAAFLAATALAFDDDMPVGMRVAPTPNVATTCGAGVLTAPAGDDEISFNGGTVAAGTSCTVQLDVVAETSGVLNNSSERLTSSAGTSGEASATLRVNPAPSPMFSKAFAPASVTLGDESTLTFTISNPATLVSSTGIAFTDPLPAGMTIANDSTNATTTCSGGSVTAALGGSSVSFSGGSLAPGASCTISVDVVSTANGALVNTSGLLSSSSGQAGPAIATLSVGGADVPSFSKSFSPSTIPFGGTSTLTFEMRNTAAVDATNAAFTDTLPTGVTVAATPNVTSNCASGSVIASGSSISLASGTLSARSSCTISVDVVGANAGTAINTSGALTSSLGNSGGANASLQIETPVVPLISKTFAPSTINVGETAAMTINIDNSGSLADAASMLLIDNLPTGVVVSGTPSTTCSVGGSFTSTATQIQLTSGTVPSSSSCQINATVQGVAAGNFTNVTNRVTSSLGNSGSASATLTVNAAPTPGFSKSFSPSSVAQGAESTLTFTIDNSASAVAITGLAFTNNLPSGITIATDSANASTTCSGGSISAATGSSVISYSGGSVPAGATCTLSVDILAAGGTSVTNTTSNLSTDIGNSGVASASLSISAAPAPAFSKVFSPNTVDQGVETTLTFTIDNSASLVDATSLDFTDSLPEGITVATDSANASTTCTGGTLTAATGSDTISYSGGTVGAGAVCTISVDILAAGSNNVTNTTGNLTSSLGDSGTASANLSINGATPPAFTKVFAPDNIAQGDSTVMTLTFDNGANFIDATAVSITDNFPAGMQVAATPSASTTCIGGTLTATGGASTVTYSGGTIPAGSSCEVSVVITATASGNLTNTTEALTTSIGNSGTATDVLSVTAAPVLAFTAAFDPASIGQGGTTTLTLTLDNVGRFVDATAAAVSGTLPAGISFAASPNLSNTCTGTATASGSTLSLSGGSVAANTSCEVSVDVTSTTIASHAFNTGDLTSSLGNSGPANAALTVTTAPTPEISYAFAPTTIEQFEISTLTLNIDNSGAFIGFSPLTFDYAFPAGLQIAPDPNVTSTCTGISTTATAGGTSIATSGGSLAALSSCEVTVDVTSSTISVIDASAGTLSGWAGREATGSVTLTVLEATTGTITIVQNADVDDTFRYTSATRGLNFSIATTAGTGQFGPYTIPAGSYQIAQQRPSGSGNTSLVCSDDDSGTDAETGVINIELGVRENLVCTFVSINTRQKTVDTINEFLSRRADLILANEPSNGRRIGRLNKDYDTATRASFNDGDLKALNPFEFDLTTIGSGNYSFATSLAAIENSVSQAGLVFGGDAGGGTWIENRRWDIWAEGIWQRFEGGTASSGHFGMLSLGADYVLDRNTLVGAMLQIDDMDNTDSSANSSTKGTGWLVGPYLTKRLSETLYFDGRVAYGQSRNTVSPFGTYADDFDGERWLARAQITGDFDRGNWTIQPNASLAYFQEMQRSYTDSVGVVIPSQTVALGQFSFGPTIKGNFAASGGLAYQPVFALDAIYNFGDTWGTTVTNPNAPQTQGWRGRLKAGVNFTTAGGATFNFSGTYDGIGRSDFEAWGLSFDINIPIGSGPAR